A region of the Myxococcus stipitatus DSM 14675 genome:
GAGACACATGGGCCGAAGCGGCGCATGTTCATCCGTCCGGAGCCGAGCCCCGAGGTGGAGGCGAGCGAGGTGGCTGCTCCGGCGGTGCAGGAGTCTCAGGACTTCTCCGCGCCTACGGCCTGGCAGGAGCCGGTGGGGGGCGGTTCGTCACCGCATCCTGGGTTTGATCGGCTGCGTGCGTTGGCCGCGCAGAGTCCGCAGGGGGGCAAGGGGAACCGGGGTGCGCCTCCGCGTCCTGGGGCCGGAGGGAAGCCGCCGTCGAAGTTCTCGCCTCCCAAGCAGAGGGAAGAGCAGGAGGCCGAGTACGCACCGGAGTCGTGGCAGCCGTCCGTGCGAGCCGAGCCGCCAGCGAAGCCGCCGGCCCGTGAGCCGGACGCGGCGATGCGTACTCGTGAGGATGCGGAGCCGGTTCGTTCGGCGGAGGTCGAGCAGCCGAGGACGCCGGAGCGCGTGGCGAGTCCGTCGGTGGTCGAAGTCCCGCAGGCCGTGACGAGTCGCGAGGTCACAGCGGCGCCGGTGGTCGAGGCGCAGACGTCCGTTCCGCCGGCGGAGGTGAAGCAGGCCTCACGCGCGAAGGCGAAGCGTGCCGCACCGGCCAAGAAGGCCGCGGCGCGGAAGAGCGTGGTGAAGAAGGCCACGACCTCGAAGGCGGCGGCCGTGAAGAAGAAGGCCGCGTCCAAGAAGCCAGCACCCGTGAAGCCTTCCAAGAAGGCCAAGACTCCGGCCACTCAGGGAAAGAAGCCCAAGGCAAAGCCGGCCAAGGTTTCGGCGCCTCGGAGTGAGAAGAAGCCCAAGGCGAAGGCCACGAAGACTCGTGCGACGGGGGCCAAGGCTCGCGGCGCGAAGCCCGCGGCGCGAAAGCGCTGACGGAAGTGCGGCCCCCTCGAGAGCGGAAGTGAGGGGGCCGTTGGCGCACGATGGGGCTCCGCGCGCGTGGCGAGGACCCCCGTGTTTCGCGACTCGAGGCTCGTGACGCGAAAGTCGGATGGGTGGAGTCCCCTCGAGAGCCGAGGTGAAGGGACCGTCGGCTCGCGATGTGGCTCCGCACGCGTGGCGTCGCGGCTTCACGAGAAGTCTCAATGTGGTGCGTCATGCTGAACCGAGTGCCCGACCTTGCGGTCGGCATCGCGTTGTCGCACCCAGGGCACTGTGCTCGTCCATGCCTCTGTTTCACCGCGACGTCTCGCCCGGCGCTATAACGCTCCCCGTTCATTTCGAGGAGAGCACTTGGGAATCATTCGACTCGTGGGAGTGATGCTCGCGGTCGCGGGCGGCGTGGTGCTGTGGACCGGGCTCAATGCCCGTGAGTCGCTGACCGAGCGCGCGAGCCAGGCCTTCACTGGCAAGTACACCGAGAACACCACGATGCACCTCGCGGGCGGCGGAGCCGCACTCGCGGGGGGCCTCCTCCTCGTCCTCTTCGGCGGCTCGCGCAAGCGGCGCTAGCCACCCGCACCTCACCCCAACACCTTCACGCCGTAGGGCCAGGTGCCTCGTGAGCGGGGTCCCCGACGATGCGCAGTCGGGACCATCCTCGCGTCCGCAGGAGACGCTGGGTGTGCTCTCGGAGCGACGCTTGAAGTCGCCCCTCTCCATCCGCGCCGACGCCCAGATTCCACACGGCCCCGTCACCCCTCGGCTCCAGCTCGCCCTCCAACACCAGCCGAACGACGAGCGGAGGAGGCTCACGCGGGTCCACCTCGCACAGCGCTCCCTCCACCGTCCCCCGTGCGAACTCCGGCGCGGCCAGGCCGTTGAAGACCTCCGCGGCCTTCTCCGCCACCGCGGGCTTCGAGCACTGGAAGATGACCCTCCACGTCCGCTGGGTGACCTCCTGCGTCGACGGAGTCATCAGCCAGCGGAACAGCGCCATCGCCAGCGCCGCGCCGAGAATCTGCGCCGCGACGAATGACTCCACATCGAGCGGATGCAGCGCGCTCGTCCGAGTGCTCACCGCACGAGCCAGGATGAGCGCTGGGTTGGCGAGTGAGCGCGAATCCGTGAACCACACCGTCGCCGCGACATAGCCCGCGACCACCAGGTGCGTCGCCGAAGGCCGGGCCCGCACGCACCCACGCACGACGACCAACAACCCGAACGTCGCGACCAGCTCCGAGATGAACTGCGCCGAGCTCGCCGAAGGCGCCCGAGTCGCGATGAGCAGCGGCTCCCCACACATCAGGTGCGCGAC
Encoded here:
- a CDS encoding aquaporin codes for the protein MLSAHPSTTPVEARALNRPRRLAVEALGCGLLVVALEGAHHGAEHLGVSATDGRLFMSLAAGVVLACLTLVLQPLSGAHFNPALTFADALEGGTPWREVPRYVLAQLGGGLAGRWVAHLMCGEPLLIATRAPSASSAQFISELVATFGLLVVVRGCVRARPSATHLVVAGYVAATVWFTDSRSLANPALILARAVSTRTSALHPLDVESFVAAQILGAALAMALFRWLMTPSTQEVTQRTWRVIFQCSKPAVAEKAAEVFNGLAAPEFARGTVEGALCEVDPREPPPLVVRLVLEGELEPRGDGAVWNLGVGADGEGRLQASLREHTQRLLRTRGWSRLRIVGDPAHEAPGPTA
- a CDS encoding DUF3185 family protein, with product MGIIRLVGVMLAVAGGVVLWTGLNARESLTERASQAFTGKYTENTTMHLAGGGAALAGGLLLVLFGGSRKRR